From a region of the Cognatiyoonia koreensis genome:
- the guaD gene encoding guanine deaminase — MTTQLLLGQTLSFDGDPFIAPWEDVTKHDSAGGVLIKDGVISAVGTGADLRARHPDAMVVDYGDHLISAGFVDAHMHYPQTGIIASWGKQLIDWLNTYTFPEEARFGDRVYADDVATRTLDLALANGTTTLTSFCTIHPESVDAFFDAAAIRNMAVVAGKTCMDRNAPDNLRDTAARAYDESKALLEHWHGRGRASYAITPRFSPTSTPDQLAALGALWAEHPDVLMQTHLSEQTAELSWVAELFPDARDYLETYETFGLLGENGVFGHAIHLTTRERDRLAEAGAAIVHCPTSNMFIGSGLCPVSALKQQTIAVGLATDTGGGSSFSMLRTMAAAYEVGQLSGTALHPAQLMWLATEGSAGALKKSGHIGHLAAGAAADICVIDLQSTPAIAQRAIRANGFWDALFPTIMMGDDRAIADVYVAGVRV; from the coding sequence ATGACGACACAGCTTCTTCTTGGCCAGACCCTTTCCTTTGACGGCGACCCGTTTATCGCCCCATGGGAGGACGTGACAAAGCACGACAGCGCAGGTGGGGTGCTGATCAAGGATGGTGTCATTTCCGCCGTTGGGACCGGTGCGGACCTGCGTGCGCGACATCCTGATGCAATGGTCGTGGATTATGGCGATCACCTGATCAGTGCGGGCTTTGTGGACGCCCATATGCACTATCCGCAGACCGGCATCATCGCCAGCTGGGGCAAGCAGCTGATTGACTGGCTGAACACATATACCTTCCCCGAAGAAGCGCGTTTTGGTGACCGGGTCTATGCGGACGACGTCGCGACGCGCACGCTTGACCTTGCACTTGCGAACGGCACGACCACGCTGACCAGTTTCTGCACGATCCATCCCGAAAGCGTTGATGCTTTTTTCGATGCGGCAGCCATCCGCAACATGGCGGTTGTCGCAGGCAAGACCTGCATGGATCGCAATGCGCCTGACAATCTGCGCGACACTGCAGCGCGGGCCTATGATGAAAGCAAGGCCTTGCTAGAACACTGGCACGGAAGGGGCCGCGCATCATACGCGATCACGCCGCGGTTTTCACCGACGTCGACGCCGGATCAACTTGCAGCACTCGGGGCGCTTTGGGCTGAACATCCAGACGTATTGATGCAGACCCACCTGAGCGAGCAGACAGCAGAACTATCCTGGGTGGCAGAGCTGTTTCCGGACGCGCGCGACTATCTGGAAACTTACGAAACCTTCGGGCTGCTGGGTGAAAACGGCGTGTTCGGCCATGCGATCCACCTGACAACGCGCGAACGTGATCGTCTGGCGGAAGCAGGCGCGGCCATCGTGCATTGTCCGACATCCAATATGTTTATCGGCTCGGGGCTGTGTCCGGTGTCCGCGCTCAAGCAGCAAACTATCGCTGTCGGGCTGGCAACGGACACGGGCGGCGGGTCTTCGTTTTCGATGCTGCGCACAATGGCGGCCGCCTACGAGGTGGGACAATTGTCCGGCACTGCCCTGCACCCTGCACAACTGATGTGGCTTGCAACAGAAGGATCGGCGGGAGCCTTGAAAAAATCCGGACATATCGGTCACTTGGCTGCGGGTGCCGCTGCCGACATCTGCGTGATCGACTTGCAATCGACCCCGGCAATCGCGCAACGCGCTATCCGCGCTAACGGGTTCTGGGACGCGCTGTTCCCGACAATCATGATGGGCGATGACCGCGCCATCGCGGATGTTTATGTTGCCGGGGTGCGTGTCTAG
- a CDS encoding 5-formyltetrahydrofolate cyclo-ligase, producing the protein MTDANIKAAARTAAFARRKAAHEAGQGTAGYLSEVLAGYRGVPLAGYMAMRTEIDPLPAMEEAAAHGPVGVPVIIGAGQALKFRTWSPGCCMVAGTFGAAIPESGDWMTPEILIVPLVAFDRTGGRLGYGGGFYDRTLAALRAKQPTLAIGFAYAAQEADALPLEPTDQPLDMIVTETGVISI; encoded by the coding sequence ATGACGGATGCGAACATCAAAGCCGCGGCACGAACGGCCGCTTTTGCGCGGCGCAAGGCGGCACACGAGGCCGGGCAGGGCACAGCGGGCTATCTGTCGGAAGTGCTGGCTGGCTATCGCGGCGTGCCGCTGGCCGGTTACATGGCGATGCGCACCGAAATCGACCCGCTGCCCGCGATGGAAGAGGCGGCAGCGCACGGACCCGTCGGCGTACCGGTCATCATCGGGGCCGGTCAAGCGTTGAAGTTTCGCACATGGTCCCCGGGCTGTTGCATGGTTGCAGGAACGTTCGGGGCCGCAATTCCGGAAAGTGGTGACTGGATGACCCCCGAAATCCTGATCGTGCCACTTGTGGCCTTTGATCGCACTGGCGGCCGACTTGGGTATGGTGGCGGGTTTTATGATCGCACGCTCGCGGCATTGCGTGCCAAGCAGCCAACGCTTGCCATTGGTTTCGCCTATGCTGCGCAGGAGGCGGACGCGCTGCCGCTTGAACCCACGGACCAGCCGCTTGATATGATCGTCACCGAAACCGGTGTCATTTCCATCTAG
- a CDS encoding Bax inhibitor-1/YccA family protein, translated as MAEYQTIRTAGGVRAAAIDEGLRAHMNKVYGTMSVGMFITFAAAWAISGLAVTNDPAAAAATLGNGTMLSGLGAAIYLSPLRWVIMLAPLAFIFFGFGAAMNRLSAAGVQTAFYVFAVLMGLSISSIFLVFTGFSIIQVFLVTAIAFAGLSLWGYTTKKDISGWGSFLIMGVIGLIAASLLNIGVAYFTGAPVAGLDLAISILGVLIFAGLTAYDTQNIKNIYIQHAAAGDQEWLGKAAIMGALSLYLDFINMFMFLLQLLGNRE; from the coding sequence ATGGCTGAATACCAAACAATCCGGACGGCGGGCGGGGTCCGCGCGGCTGCGATCGACGAGGGCCTACGCGCCCACATGAACAAGGTCTACGGCACAATGTCCGTGGGCATGTTCATTACATTTGCCGCCGCTTGGGCCATTTCCGGCCTGGCTGTCACGAATGATCCCGCTGCCGCTGCCGCAACACTCGGCAACGGAACGATGTTGTCCGGCCTTGGTGCCGCGATCTACCTGTCGCCGCTGCGCTGGGTTATCATGCTTGCGCCGCTTGCCTTTATCTTCTTCGGCTTCGGCGCGGCGATGAATCGCCTGTCCGCAGCCGGGGTCCAGACAGCGTTCTACGTCTTTGCTGTTCTGATGGGTCTGTCGATCAGTTCCATCTTTCTTGTCTTTACCGGCTTTTCGATCATCCAGGTCTTCCTGGTGACCGCGATCGCCTTTGCCGGTCTGTCCCTCTGGGGTTACACGACAAAGAAAGATATCTCTGGTTGGGGTAGCTTCCTCATCATGGGTGTGATCGGTCTGATCGCTGCATCCCTGCTGAACATCGGCGTTGCCTACTTTACAGGTGCCCCGGTTGCCGGCTTGGACCTTGCGATCTCGATCCTTGGTGTGCTGATCTTTGCCGGTCTGACCGCTTATGACACGCAGAACATCAAGAACATCTACATCCAGCACGCCGCCGCTGGCGATCAGGAATGGCTGGGTAAGGCTGCGATCATGGGCGCATTGAGCCTGTATCTCGACTTTATCAACATGTTCATGTTCCTGCTGCAGTTGCTGGGCAACAGAGAATAA
- the mgtE gene encoding magnesium transporter translates to MLDSDTIDPEDEAFGITDRVIADVLAAVQAQDVDTLNAILEPIHPADIAHLIEQVDARDRRDFLTLWKGGIDGETLSELDENLREEVLESLAPEDLATVVRDLESDDVVDLVEYLDEDQQEQVLDALAAPDRVAVEQALSYPEESAGRHMQSELVRAPEHWSVGEAIDYMRSDVILPDQFYHIILVDPRLKAVGYVTLGRLLSSPRATRLRDIMEDSFRTFHVAQDVEEVAQAINHYHMITAPVVDDDDRIVGVITIDDAMAFLEEEAEEDLLRLAGVGEGSLSDGVRETTRQRFPWLAVNLVTAILASMVIGLFENTISELVALAVLMPIVASMGGNAGTQSLTVAVRAIATRDLTGANVWRVIRKEALVGLINGIVFAVVMGVIGAVWFGIPQLGYVVAAAMVVNLVIAGLAGTMIPVVLDKLKVDPALASGAFVTTVTDIVGFFAFLGLAAIYLL, encoded by the coding sequence ATGTTAGATAGCGATACCATCGATCCCGAAGACGAAGCCTTCGGCATTACAGACCGCGTGATCGCCGACGTTCTTGCGGCTGTCCAAGCACAAGACGTGGACACGCTCAACGCGATACTTGAGCCGATTCACCCTGCCGACATCGCGCATCTGATTGAACAGGTCGACGCGCGCGACAGACGGGACTTCCTGACGCTCTGGAAAGGCGGGATCGACGGCGAAACCCTGTCGGAACTTGACGAGAACCTGCGGGAAGAAGTGCTGGAAAGCCTCGCCCCCGAAGACCTTGCCACCGTGGTGCGCGATCTGGAAAGCGACGATGTCGTGGACCTTGTCGAATACCTGGACGAGGACCAGCAGGAACAGGTTCTTGACGCATTGGCAGCGCCGGACCGTGTCGCCGTCGAGCAGGCGCTGTCCTACCCCGAGGAATCCGCCGGGCGGCACATGCAAAGCGAACTGGTGCGCGCGCCTGAACACTGGTCTGTCGGAGAGGCCATCGACTACATGCGTTCGGACGTGATCCTTCCGGACCAGTTCTATCACATCATCCTTGTGGACCCGCGTCTAAAAGCAGTGGGTTACGTGACACTTGGGCGGCTGCTGTCCAGCCCGCGCGCGACACGTCTGCGCGACATCATGGAGGACAGCTTTCGCACCTTCCACGTCGCTCAGGATGTGGAAGAGGTGGCGCAGGCCATCAACCACTATCACATGATTACGGCCCCCGTGGTCGACGACGACGACCGGATTGTCGGCGTCATTACCATCGACGATGCAATGGCATTCCTTGAAGAAGAAGCCGAAGAAGACTTGCTGCGCCTTGCGGGTGTGGGTGAAGGCTCGCTTTCGGATGGTGTGCGCGAAACGACGCGCCAGCGATTTCCCTGGCTTGCCGTTAATCTTGTGACGGCTATCCTGGCTTCTATGGTGATCGGCCTGTTCGAAAACACGATTTCCGAACTGGTGGCCCTTGCGGTGCTGATGCCGATTGTTGCGTCAATGGGCGGGAATGCCGGAACACAATCACTGACCGTGGCTGTGCGCGCCATCGCGACACGCGACCTGACCGGCGCGAACGTCTGGCGCGTGATCCGCAAAGAGGCGCTTGTCGGCCTTATCAACGGCATCGTATTTGCCGTGGTCATGGGGGTCATCGGCGCGGTCTGGTTCGGGATACCGCAGCTGGGCTACGTGGTGGCGGCAGCGATGGTTGTGAACCTTGTCATCGCCGGACTGGCGGGCACAATGATTCCGGTTGTTCTGGACAAGCTCAAGGTCGATCCCGCGCTGGCATCGGGTGCATTCGTGACAACGGTAACGGACATTGTCGGCTTTTTTGCCTTTCTCGGGCTTGCTGCGATCTACCTGCTATGA
- a CDS encoding inositol monophosphatase family protein, producing MSPDSATKDDLIRVAHLLADAARTETLRLFRVPGLMADDKAGDGQLFDPVTEADRAAEAAMRRVLETERPDDGILGEEFGTKPGSSGLTWVLDPIDGTRGYISGTPTWGVLISVADQTGPLFGIIDQPYIQERFEGGFGRATMTGPQGTQPLAARRKVGFAQATLLTTFPEVGTNLERRAFEKIASGVKLTRYGLDCYAYALLAAGQVDLVIEAGLQPYDIHAPICVIEAAGGIVSNWQGGAAHHGGRVIAAANPDIHAVALSILQETVDG from the coding sequence ATGTCACCCGATTCTGCGACCAAAGATGATTTGATCCGCGTGGCGCATTTGCTTGCAGATGCGGCGCGCACCGAAACACTTCGCCTGTTCCGTGTGCCGGGACTGATGGCGGATGATAAGGCCGGTGATGGCCAGCTTTTCGATCCTGTCACCGAAGCGGACCGCGCCGCCGAAGCCGCGATGCGCCGCGTTCTTGAAACAGAACGGCCGGACGATGGCATTCTGGGCGAGGAATTCGGCACGAAACCCGGTTCCAGCGGGCTGACCTGGGTGCTTGATCCGATTGACGGCACGCGCGGCTATATCAGTGGCACGCCGACCTGGGGGGTTCTGATCTCGGTCGCCGACCAAACTGGCCCGCTTTTTGGCATTATCGATCAGCCCTATATTCAGGAACGGTTCGAAGGCGGTTTTGGCCGCGCGACGATGACCGGTCCGCAAGGCACGCAGCCGCTTGCCGCCCGCCGCAAAGTGGGTTTCGCGCAGGCGACGCTGCTCACCACATTTCCGGAAGTCGGAACGAACCTTGAACGGCGCGCCTTCGAAAAGATCGCGTCCGGCGTCAAACTGACCCGCTATGGTCTTGATTGTTATGCTTACGCGCTTCTTGCGGCCGGGCAGGTCGATCTGGTGATCGAAGCAGGGCTGCAGCCCTATGATATCCACGCACCGATCTGCGTCATCGAGGCAGCAGGCGGTATCGTGTCCAACTGGCAGGGCGGGGCTGCACACCACGGCGGGCGCGTGATCGCTGCGGCTAATCCCGATATCCATGCGGTCGCCCTGTCGATTTTGCAAGAAACCGTCGATGGCTGA
- a CDS encoding DUF1127 domain-containing protein, whose product MAYLDSTLRTRRHTRFGVFAMLRQMHALARQRRALADLDAHLRADIGVNAQEAQKEAKRPIWDAPDHWFRR is encoded by the coding sequence ATGGCATATCTGGACAGTACCCTCCGCACCCGGCGGCACACCCGTTTCGGCGTATTCGCCATGCTCAGGCAAATGCACGCGCTTGCACGGCAGCGTCGCGCGCTGGCCGACCTTGACGCCCACTTGCGCGCCGATATCGGCGTAAATGCCCAAGAGGCCCAAAAAGAGGCAAAGCGGCCAATCTGGGACGCGCCTGACCACTGGTTTCGTCGATAG
- a CDS encoding LysR family transcriptional regulator, with the protein MLRNLDMTALRSFVTVAESGGVTRAAGMLNLTQSAVSMQLKRLEEALGLQLLDRSARTIGLTAAGEQLVGYGQRMLALNDEIYRKLTAQEFEGELKLGVPHDIIYPTVPRVLKQVAAEFPRMRVRLISAPTLRLKEMFARGECDFILTTEDACDPKGETLISLPMVWVGAVDGVIWRERPLRIAHCTKCIFRTGVLRTLNAAGVPWEMAVDSELDNAVEAAVSADLAVTAAIEGGLPPHTVVIDHGGALPDLGAQNINLYVQQPGAHVSAAVAAIIRKAYKD; encoded by the coding sequence ATGTTGCGCAATCTGGACATGACCGCGCTGCGTTCCTTTGTAACGGTGGCCGAGTCCGGCGGGGTGACCCGTGCCGCGGGTATGCTGAACCTGACGCAATCCGCTGTTTCCATGCAGTTGAAGCGTCTGGAAGAAGCACTTGGTCTGCAATTGCTCGACAGATCGGCGCGCACAATCGGACTGACGGCGGCTGGTGAACAGCTTGTTGGCTACGGCCAGCGGATGCTTGCGCTGAACGATGAGATTTATCGCAAGCTGACGGCGCAGGAATTTGAAGGCGAACTCAAGCTTGGCGTGCCGCATGACATCATCTACCCCACGGTGCCGCGCGTGTTGAAACAGGTTGCGGCCGAATTTCCCCGGATGCGGGTCAGGCTGATTTCCGCCCCGACGTTACGGCTCAAGGAGATGTTCGCGCGGGGTGAGTGCGATTTCATCCTGACGACCGAAGACGCGTGCGATCCGAAGGGAGAAACGCTGATTTCTTTGCCGATGGTCTGGGTCGGGGCGGTCGATGGTGTGATCTGGCGCGAAAGACCGCTGCGGATTGCCCATTGCACGAAATGCATTTTCCGCACCGGTGTATTGCGCACGCTGAACGCGGCCGGGGTCCCATGGGAAATGGCTGTCGACTCAGAGCTCGACAACGCGGTCGAAGCCGCCGTCAGCGCCGATCTGGCCGTGACAGCCGCAATTGAAGGGGGCTTGCCGCCGCATACAGTTGTCATCGACCATGGTGGTGCCTTGCCTGATCTCGGCGCGCAGAACATCAATCTTTATGTGCAGCAACCGGGTGCGCATGTCAGCGCAGCAGTCGCCGCGATCATTCGCAAGGCTTACAAGGACTAG
- a CDS encoding NADPH:quinone oxidoreductase family protein, with the protein MTAFQVQTPQTAPKLVQIAAPTPKKGQVLLKIEACGLNFADLLMAKGTYQDTPEPPFTLGLEVCGTVLEVGEGVTHPEIGARVAVFGGQGGLAEQGVFPADLCLPVPDKMPAEVAAGFMVAYGTSHLALTRRAHLRADETLLVLGAAGGVGLTAIEVGKALGATVIAVARGADKLAVAKAAGADHVLDSDNDDILAAVKALGGADVVYDPVGGDLFKAALRACNREARVLTIGFASGDVPQIPANIILVKNISVIGFYWGGYLKFNQAALLDSLAELMTWWADGRLKPHVSHIVPLAQAQDALDLLEKRKSTGKVVVTP; encoded by the coding sequence ATCACCGCCTTTCAGGTCCAGACCCCGCAAACTGCTCCGAAACTGGTCCAAATCGCTGCTCCGACACCGAAAAAAGGGCAGGTTTTGCTCAAAATAGAGGCATGTGGGCTGAACTTCGCCGACTTGCTGATGGCAAAGGGCACCTATCAGGACACGCCCGAACCTCCCTTCACCTTGGGACTGGAGGTCTGCGGCACCGTTCTGGAAGTCGGCGAAGGTGTGACGCATCCCGAAATCGGTGCGCGTGTCGCAGTTTTCGGCGGTCAGGGCGGGCTTGCCGAGCAGGGCGTGTTCCCGGCGGATCTGTGTTTGCCTGTTCCGGACAAAATGCCCGCTGAGGTTGCCGCAGGGTTCATGGTTGCATACGGCACGTCTCACCTTGCACTTACCAGACGTGCGCACTTGCGCGCGGATGAAACGCTGCTGGTTCTGGGTGCGGCGGGCGGTGTCGGGCTGACAGCGATCGAGGTTGGCAAAGCGCTGGGTGCGACTGTCATCGCTGTTGCACGCGGCGCGGATAAACTGGCCGTCGCGAAAGCCGCCGGTGCCGATCATGTGCTTGACAGCGATAACGATGACATCCTCGCGGCGGTCAAGGCGCTTGGCGGCGCGGATGTGGTGTATGATCCTGTGGGCGGCGATCTGTTCAAAGCCGCCTTGCGAGCCTGTAACCGCGAAGCCCGCGTTTTGACAATCGGATTTGCAAGTGGCGACGTGCCACAAATTCCGGCCAACATCATTCTGGTCAAGAACATCAGCGTGATCGGATTCTATTGGGGCGGATATCTCAAGTTCAATCAGGCGGCATTGCTCGACAGTCTTGCCGAGCTGATGACATGGTGGGCCGATGGCCGTCTGAAACCGCACGTCAGCCACATTGTGCCGCTGGCGCAGGCGCAGGATGCGCTTGACCTGCTGGAAAAGCGCAAATCCACCGGCAAGGTCGTGGTGACGCCCTAG
- a CDS encoding helix-turn-helix domain-containing protein yields the protein MKHPVDVHVGKRIRHRRWMNGTTQQQLAESVGIKFQQIQKYETGMNRVSASRLWDIATVLEVPVSFFFEGLDSKTSDLAERSDIPGDILTDKEALELLRSYYAIPENQRRRLFDLARVLSEAA from the coding sequence ATGAAACACCCAGTTGACGTCCATGTTGGCAAACGTATCCGGCATCGTCGCTGGATGAACGGCACCACGCAGCAGCAGCTCGCTGAAAGCGTCGGGATCAAGTTCCAGCAGATTCAGAAATACGAAACCGGCATGAACCGGGTCAGCGCATCCCGGCTTTGGGATATCGCCACCGTGCTTGAAGTACCGGTTTCATTCTTCTTTGAAGGGTTGGACAGCAAGACGTCCGACCTGGCGGAGCGGTCAGATATTCCGGGGGATATCCTGACTGACAAGGAGGCACTTGAACTCCTGCGCTCTTACTATGCCATTCCCGAAAACCAGCGACGGCGTCTGTTCGATCTGGCCCGCGTGCTGAGTGAGGCGGCATAA
- a CDS encoding 8-oxoguanine deaminase, producing the protein MAEVLLRGAQRILTMDDAGTELAGHDILLRDGIIAAIGPNLESSGRVVDVATCVVTPGLVNTHHHLYQTLTRAVPGAQDALLFGWLQTLYPIWSRFGPEEMFVSAQIGLAELALSGCTLTSDHLYLFPNGARLDDTIAAAAEVGLRFHPTRGAMSIGESDGGLPPDSLVEQESAILNDCIRVVDAFHDPSPGAMVRVGIAPCSPFSVSRDLMRNAAILARDKGVMLHTHLAENEEDIAYSLEKFGCRPGQYAEDLGWTGQDVWHAHCVKLDTHEIDLFAQSRTGVAHCPCSNCRLGSGIAPVRRMRDAGVNVGLGVDGSASNDAGNLIAEARQAMLLQRVQNGADAMNAREALWIATRGGAVVLGRDDCGQICVGKRADLAIWDVSGIESAGSWDPAALLLAGPQRVRDLFVEGRQIVSDGRIISFDVETAIRRQNQLAAALA; encoded by the coding sequence ATGGCTGAAGTGCTCTTGAGGGGCGCGCAGCGCATCCTGACAATGGATGACGCTGGCACGGAACTGGCGGGCCACGATATCCTTTTGCGCGACGGCATCATCGCAGCCATTGGTCCTAATCTCGAATCTTCGGGCAGGGTGGTCGACGTGGCCACTTGCGTTGTGACACCGGGACTGGTGAACACGCACCACCATCTTTACCAGACGCTGACCCGCGCAGTGCCGGGGGCGCAGGATGCGCTATTGTTTGGTTGGCTGCAGACGCTCTATCCGATCTGGTCCCGCTTCGGTCCCGAGGAAATGTTTGTGTCGGCCCAAATCGGCCTTGCTGAACTTGCGCTGTCAGGCTGCACGCTGACCTCTGATCACCTTTATCTTTTTCCCAATGGCGCGCGCCTTGATGACACCATCGCAGCGGCCGCAGAGGTTGGCCTGCGCTTTCACCCCACGCGCGGCGCGATGAGTATCGGAGAAAGCGATGGCGGGTTGCCCCCGGATTCGCTGGTGGAACAGGAATCTGCAATTTTGAACGATTGCATCCGTGTTGTTGATGCCTTTCACGACCCGTCACCGGGGGCGATGGTCCGCGTCGGCATTGCGCCCTGTTCCCCGTTTTCCGTGTCGCGCGATTTGATGCGCAATGCCGCCATCCTTGCGCGCGACAAGGGCGTGATGCTGCACACGCATCTGGCCGAAAACGAAGAAGACATTGCCTATTCGCTTGAAAAATTCGGCTGCCGCCCCGGCCAATACGCCGAAGACCTTGGCTGGACGGGGCAGGATGTCTGGCACGCGCATTGTGTCAAGTTGGACACCCACGAAATCGACCTTTTCGCACAAAGCCGCACCGGTGTTGCGCATTGCCCTTGTTCGAACTGCCGGCTCGGGTCAGGTATCGCGCCGGTGCGCCGGATGCGCGATGCGGGTGTGAACGTCGGGCTTGGGGTGGACGGATCAGCCAGCAACGACGCGGGTAATCTGATCGCCGAGGCGCGCCAGGCCATGCTTTTGCAGCGCGTGCAGAACGGGGCCGATGCGATGAATGCGCGCGAAGCACTGTGGATCGCGACGCGTGGCGGGGCCGTTGTGCTGGGGCGCGATGATTGCGGCCAGATCTGTGTCGGCAAGCGCGCCGATCTCGCGATCTGGGACGTCAGCGGCATCGAAAGTGCAGGGTCATGGGATCCTGCGGCCTTGCTGCTTGCCGGGCCACAGCGGGTCCGTGATCTGTTCGTCGAAGGCCGCCAGATCGTCAGCGATGGCCGGATTATCAGTTTTGATGTTGAAACGGCGATCCGGCGACAAAATCAGTTGGCTGCAGCGCTCGCCTAG